A portion of the Syngnathoides biaculeatus isolate LvHL_M chromosome 7, ASM1980259v1, whole genome shotgun sequence genome contains these proteins:
- the nipa1 gene encoding magnesium transporter NIPA1 isoform X1, producing the protein MFSDWEAKPAVGIAIAVISSFINGSTFVLQKKGILRSRQRGVSYLKDAVWWSGTLSMVVGQIGNFLAYNAAPAVIVAPLGALGVLFGAVLASRILEERLNTLGKLGCVLCCCGSAALVLHAPASQSVTTARQLEAGLADPGDGGLIASLSTSSVCDLRGTGGADAGGADGTDGPRLRPARRGHVRGHLLPAGMLHGALQQGPGRGGARPPLGRPVRRLVPGPAGHAGRRRAAAVVLHQQGPGGVRLARVRGRLLRGVHGGGAGVVGVALRGVDGADGGRLGGRALRLGHGVRGRRHAAPVAGNLARLEANQKDGVIRALTHFSFLVLGSRAIPRIRAVQKSQFCPEADQEEPLSCELTHFFLCSGLQGICDKYVTLA; encoded by the exons ATGTTTTCAGACTGGGAGGCGAAGCCAGCCGTCGGTATAGCCATAGCGGTTATTTCCAGCTTCATCAACGGCTCGACATTTGTGCTTCAGAAGAAAGGGATACTACGATCACGCCAACGAG GGGTTTCATATTTGAAAGATGCGGTGTGGTGGAGCGGCACGTTATCCA TGGTCGTAGGTCAAATTGGGAATTTCCTGGCCTACAACGCGGCCCCCGCCGTCATCGTCGCGCCGCTGGGGGCGCTTGGAGTTCTATTTGG AGCGGTCCTGGCGTCTCGGATCCTTGAGGAGCGCTTAAATACGCTGGGCAAGCTGGGCTGCGTGTTGTGCTGCTGCGGCTCGGCGGCGCTGGTGCTGCACGCGCCCGCTTCGCAGAGCGTGACGACGGCGCGCCAGCTGGAGGCCGGGCTGGCGGACCCAGGTGACGGCGGCCTCATCGCCTCGCTCAGTACAAGCTC tgtttgtGACCTACGCGGTACTGGTGGCGCTGACGCTGGCGGCGCTGATGGGACGGACGGCCCCCGCCTCCGGCCGGCCCGACGTGGGCACGTACGCGGCCATCTGCTCCCTGCTGGGATGCTTCACGGTGCCCTGCAGCAAGGGCCTGGGCGTGGCGGCGCGCGACCTCCTCTCGGGCGGCCCGTCCGTCGCCTTGTTCCTGGGCCTGCTGGCCACGCTGGGCGCCGGCGTGCTGCTGCAGTTGTTCTACATCAACAAGGCCCTGGAGGCGTTCGGCTCGCACGTGTTCGAGGCCGTCTACTACGCGGCGTTCACGGCGGCGGCGCCGGTGTCGTCGGCGTTGCTCTTCGGGGAGTGGACGGCGCCGACGGCGGCCGACTGGGCGGCCGGGCTCTGCGGCTGGGTCACGGCGTGCGTGGGCGTCGCCATGCTGCGCCTGTCGCAGGAAACCTCGCTCGTCTGGAAGCAAACCAAAAAGACGGCGTGATACGGGctttaacacatttttcttttctggtgCTCGGGTCCAGAGCGATTCCCCGGATACGCGCGGTTCAGAAGTCGCAATTTTGCCCGGAAGCAGACCAAGAGGAACCGCTTTCGTGTGAACTAACACATTTTTTCCTCTGTTCAGGTTTGCAGGGAATATGTGACAAATATGTAACCCTTGCATAG
- the nipa1 gene encoding magnesium transporter NIPA1 isoform X3 produces MFSDWEAKPAVGIAIAVISSFINGSTFVLQKKGILRSRQRGVSYLKDAVWWSGTLSMVVGQIGNFLAYNAAPAVIVAPLGALGVLFGAVLASRILEERLNTLGKLGCVLCCCGSAALVLHAPASQSVTTARQLEAGLADPVFVTYAVLVALTLAALMGRTAPASGRPDVGTYAAICSLLGCFTVPCSKGLGVAARDLLSGGPSVALFLGLLATLGAGVLLQLFYINKALEAFGSHVFEAVYYAAFTAAAPVSSALLFGEWTAPTAADWAAGLCGWVTACVGVAMLRLSQETSLVWKQTKKTA; encoded by the exons ATGTTTTCAGACTGGGAGGCGAAGCCAGCCGTCGGTATAGCCATAGCGGTTATTTCCAGCTTCATCAACGGCTCGACATTTGTGCTTCAGAAGAAAGGGATACTACGATCACGCCAACGAG GGGTTTCATATTTGAAAGATGCGGTGTGGTGGAGCGGCACGTTATCCA TGGTCGTAGGTCAAATTGGGAATTTCCTGGCCTACAACGCGGCCCCCGCCGTCATCGTCGCGCCGCTGGGGGCGCTTGGAGTTCTATTTGG AGCGGTCCTGGCGTCTCGGATCCTTGAGGAGCGCTTAAATACGCTGGGCAAGCTGGGCTGCGTGTTGTGCTGCTGCGGCTCGGCGGCGCTGGTGCTGCACGCGCCCGCTTCGCAGAGCGTGACGACGGCGCGCCAGCTGGAGGCCGGGCTGGCGGACCCAG tgtttgtGACCTACGCGGTACTGGTGGCGCTGACGCTGGCGGCGCTGATGGGACGGACGGCCCCCGCCTCCGGCCGGCCCGACGTGGGCACGTACGCGGCCATCTGCTCCCTGCTGGGATGCTTCACGGTGCCCTGCAGCAAGGGCCTGGGCGTGGCGGCGCGCGACCTCCTCTCGGGCGGCCCGTCCGTCGCCTTGTTCCTGGGCCTGCTGGCCACGCTGGGCGCCGGCGTGCTGCTGCAGTTGTTCTACATCAACAAGGCCCTGGAGGCGTTCGGCTCGCACGTGTTCGAGGCCGTCTACTACGCGGCGTTCACGGCGGCGGCGCCGGTGTCGTCGGCGTTGCTCTTCGGGGAGTGGACGGCGCCGACGGCGGCCGACTGGGCGGCCGGGCTCTGCGGCTGGGTCACGGCGTGCGTGGGCGTCGCCATGCTGCGCCTGTCGCAGGAAACCTCGCTCGTCTGGAAGCAAACCAAAAAGACGGCGTGA
- the nipa1 gene encoding magnesium transporter NIPA1 isoform X2, with amino-acid sequence MFSDWEAKPAVGIAIAVISSFINGSTFVLQKKGILRSRQRGVSYLKDAVWWSGTLSMVVGQIGNFLAYNAAPAVIVAPLGALGVLFGAVLASRILEERLNTLGKLGCVLCCCGSAALVLHAPASQSVTTARQLEAGLADPGDGGLIASLMFVTYAVLVALTLAALMGRTAPASGRPDVGTYAAICSLLGCFTVPCSKGLGVAARDLLSGGPSVALFLGLLATLGAGVLLQLFYINKALEAFGSHVFEAVYYAAFTAAAPVSSALLFGEWTAPTAADWAAGLCGWVTACVGVAMLRLSQETSLVWKQTKKTA; translated from the exons ATGTTTTCAGACTGGGAGGCGAAGCCAGCCGTCGGTATAGCCATAGCGGTTATTTCCAGCTTCATCAACGGCTCGACATTTGTGCTTCAGAAGAAAGGGATACTACGATCACGCCAACGAG GGGTTTCATATTTGAAAGATGCGGTGTGGTGGAGCGGCACGTTATCCA TGGTCGTAGGTCAAATTGGGAATTTCCTGGCCTACAACGCGGCCCCCGCCGTCATCGTCGCGCCGCTGGGGGCGCTTGGAGTTCTATTTGG AGCGGTCCTGGCGTCTCGGATCCTTGAGGAGCGCTTAAATACGCTGGGCAAGCTGGGCTGCGTGTTGTGCTGCTGCGGCTCGGCGGCGCTGGTGCTGCACGCGCCCGCTTCGCAGAGCGTGACGACGGCGCGCCAGCTGGAGGCCGGGCTGGCGGACCCAGGTGACGGCGGCCTCATCGCCTCGCTCA tgtttgtGACCTACGCGGTACTGGTGGCGCTGACGCTGGCGGCGCTGATGGGACGGACGGCCCCCGCCTCCGGCCGGCCCGACGTGGGCACGTACGCGGCCATCTGCTCCCTGCTGGGATGCTTCACGGTGCCCTGCAGCAAGGGCCTGGGCGTGGCGGCGCGCGACCTCCTCTCGGGCGGCCCGTCCGTCGCCTTGTTCCTGGGCCTGCTGGCCACGCTGGGCGCCGGCGTGCTGCTGCAGTTGTTCTACATCAACAAGGCCCTGGAGGCGTTCGGCTCGCACGTGTTCGAGGCCGTCTACTACGCGGCGTTCACGGCGGCGGCGCCGGTGTCGTCGGCGTTGCTCTTCGGGGAGTGGACGGCGCCGACGGCGGCCGACTGGGCGGCCGGGCTCTGCGGCTGGGTCACGGCGTGCGTGGGCGTCGCCATGCTGCGCCTGTCGCAGGAAACCTCGCTCGTCTGGAAGCAAACCAAAAAGACGGCGTGA